The proteins below are encoded in one region of Tachypleus tridentatus isolate NWPU-2018 chromosome 4, ASM421037v1, whole genome shotgun sequence:
- the LOC143249691 gene encoding RIIa domain-containing protein 1-like translates to MNGTNSEVLNNTQKTEVEELKIQKKMDNEKYLQDHPEVRLIISRFLREVFEKQPSNIPQFAADLFGSETFKTGIDKVLEESQPLSL, encoded by the exons ATGAATGGAACTAATTCCGAAGTTTTAAATAATACGCAGAAAACTGAAGTCGAAGAATTAAAG ATTCAAAAGAAGATGGATAATGAGAAATACCTGCAGGACCATCCAGAAGTACGATTAATCATCTCAAGGTTTCTCAG agAGGTGTTTGAGAAACAACCATCTAACATTCCACAATTTGCAGCAG atctCTTTGgaagtgaaacatttaaaactggCATTGATAAGGTTTTGGAAGAATCACAACCATTATCTCTTTAA